GAAGGCCCGGCCATCGTGCAGTACCTGGCCGACCAGGTGCCCGACAAGCAGCTCGCCCCGGCCAACGGCACGCTGGCGCGCTACCAGCTGCAGAGCTGGCTGACCTTCATCGGCACCGAGGTGCACAAGAGCTTCACGCCTTTCTTCAAGCCCGACTCCACGCCCGAGATGAAGGATGCCGCGAGGGCCAACCTGGAACGGCGTCTGGGCTACATCAACACCGAACTGGCTGGCCGCGAATACCTGCTGCCCGAGGGCTACAGCGTGGCCGACATCTACCTGTTCGTCGTGCTGGGCTGGGCCCGGCTCATCAAGCTGGACCTGACCCCGTGGCCCCAGCTGCAGGCCTTCCAGGCCCGCGTGGGCGCACGCCCGGCGGTGCAGCGGGCGCTGAAGGCCGAAGGACTGGCGTAAGGCGGGCGCCGGGCCGTGCGCCCGGTTCCTATAATCCCTGGATCCGTGATTCCACAGGCCGGCACCCCATGGCGGGCGCCGGCCTGCTCTTGTCTTGGCGGCCCACCGCCCACGTCGTCCCATGAGCGCACACAACGAAACCCAGACCTACGACCCGCGTGCCGTCGAAGCCCGTGCCCAGCAGCACTGGGCCGACGCCGATGCCTATCGGGTCACCGAGGACACGTCGAAGAAGGCCTTCTACGCCTGCTCGATGCTGCCCTACCCCTCGGGCAAGCTGCACATGGGCCACGTGCGCAACTACACGATCAACGACATGCTCACGCGCTACCTGCGCATGAACGGTCACAACGTGCTGATGCCCATGGGCTGGGACGCGTTCGGTCTGCCCGCCGAGAACGCCGCGCTCAAGAACAAGGTGCCGCCCGCCGCCTGGACGTACGACAACATCGCCTACATGAAGAAGCAGATGAAGGCGATGGGGCTGGCGATCGACTGGTCGCGCGAGATCGCCACCTGCCAGCCCGAGTACTACAAATGGAACCAGTGGCTGTTCATCAAGATGCTGGAAGCCGGCATCTGCGAGCGCCGCACGCAGACGGTGAACTGGGACCCGGTCGACCAGACCGTGCTGGCCAACGAGCAGGTGATCGACGGCAAGGGCTGGCGCTCGGGCGCGCCAGTCGAGAAGCGCGAGATCCCCGGCTACTACCTGAACATCACCAAGTACGCCGACGAGCTCCTGAGCGCCGTGGCCAACCCCGAGGACAAGAACTACCTCGCCGGCTGGCCCGAGCGCGTGCGCCTGATGCAGGAGAACTGGATCGGCAAGTCCGAGGGCGTGCGCTTTGCGTTCGCGCACGACATCAAGGACGCTTCGGGTGCATTGATCAACAACGGCCAGCTGTGGGTCTTCACCACGCGCGCCGACACCATCATGGGCGTGACCTTCTGCGCCGTGGCGGCCGAGCACCCGCTGGCCCTGCACGCCGCTGCCACCAAGCCCGAAGTGCAGGCCTTCATCGACGAGTGCAAGACCGGCGGCACCACCGAGGCCGAGCTGGCCACGCAAGAGAAGAAGGGCGTGCCCACCGGCCTGTTCGTCACCCACCCGATCACCGGCCAGCAGGTCGAAGTCTGGGTCGGCAACTACGTGCTGATGTCCTATGGCGACGGCGCCGTGATGGGCGTGCCTGCGCACGACGAGCGCGACTTCGCCTTTGCGAAGAAGTACGGCATCGCGATCCAGCAGGTCATCGCCGTGGAAGGCGAAACCTTCTCGACCGAAGCCTGGCAAGAGTGGTACGGCGACAAGCTCAAGGGCGTGTGCGTCAACTCGGGCGAACTCGATGGCCTGGGCCACAAGGACGCCGTCAACAAGGTCGCCGAGATCCTCATCGCCAAGGGCGTGGGCGAGAAGAAGACCACCTGGCGCCTGCGCGACTGGGGCATCAGCCGCCAGCGCTACTGGGGCACCCCGATCCCCATCATCCACTGCGCCGACTGCGGCCCGGTGCCGGTGCCCGAGCAGGACCTGCCCGTGCGCCTGCCGGAAGACGTGGTGCCCGATGGCAGCGGCAACCCGCTGAAGTCGCGCCCCGACTTCCTGAACGTGGGCTGCCCGAAGTGCGGCAAGCCCGCCCAGCGCGAGACCGACACGATGGACACCTTCGTGGACTCGAGCTGGTACTTCCTGCGCTACACCTGTGCCGACAACCAAGGCGCCATGGTCGACGCCCGCACCGACTACTGGATGGCCGACGGCGGCATGGACCAGTACATCGGCGGCATCGAGCACGCCATCCTGCACCTGCTGTACGCCCGCTTCTGGACCAAGGTCATGCGCGACCTCGGCCTAATCAAGGTGGACGAGCCCTTCAAGAAGCTGCTCACGCAGGGCATGGTGCTCAACCACATCTACTCGCGCCGTACTGCCAAGGGTGGCAAGGAGTACTTCTGGCCCCATGACGTCGAGCACGTGATGGACGACGCCGGCAAGGTGGTGGGCGCCAGGCTCATCAACGCCGTCGACAGCGCCGACGGCCAGCTTCCCGTGGGCACCGCCATCGACTACGAAGGCGTGGGCACGATGTCGAAGTCGAAGAACAACGGCATCGACCCGCAGGAGCTGATCGAGAAGTACGGCGCCGACACGGCCCGCCTGTACACCATGTTCACCGCGCCGCCCGAGCTGACGCTGGAGTGGAACGACGCCGCCGTGGAAGGCAGCTACCGCTTCCTGCGCCGCGTGTGGAACTTCGGCGTGAAGCTGCGCAACCTCGACTTCGCCAGCACGCTGCCCGTCGCCGCGGGTGCCGGCAAGCTGGCCGACGTGGCCTTCGGCAAGGACGCCAAGGCGCTGCGCCTGGAGATCCACACCGTGCTCAAGCAGGTGGACTACGACTACCAGCGCATGCAGTACAACACCGTGGTCTCCGGTGCGATGAAGATGCTCAACGCGCTGGAAGGCTTCAAGGGCGGCGACACGCCCGATGGCCAGATCGCGCTGATCGAGGGCTTCGGCATCCTGGTGCGCGTGCTGTACCCGGCCACGCCGCACCTGGCGCACGCGCTGTGGAGCGAGCTCGGCTACGCCGAACAGCTGGGCGACCTGCTGGACACCCCGTGGCCCCAGGTCGATGCCTCGGCCCTGGTGCAGGACGAGATCGAGCTGATGCTGCAGGTCAACGGCAAGCTGCGCGGCTCGATCAAGGTCAGCCCGCAGGCCGACAAGGCCGCCATCGAGGCCGCCGCGCTGGCCAGCGAGGACTTCGCCAAGTTTGCCGAGGGCAAGCCGGCCAAGAAGGTCATCGTGGTGCCGGGCCGCCTGGTCAACGTGGTGATCTGATGGCAGCCCACCCCACTTCTGTCTCGCGCCGCACCTGGCTGGCTCGCTGGATGAGCCTGGGCCTGGGCGGCGTGGCGCTTGCCGGCTGTGGCTTTCGCATGCGCGGTCAGTACGGCATGGCCTTCCAGACCATCCAGCTGACCGGCTTTGCGCGCACCTCGCCGCTGGCCACCGAGCTGGCCCGCGCCCTCGAGAACACCGGCGTGCGCGTGGTGGGCAGCACGCTGGAAGCGGCCCAGGCCGCCTCCAGCGCCAGCGTGCCCGTGGGCCACATCGTCTTCGAAGCCCTGGGCGACACGCGCGACATGGTGGTCAGCTCCACCACCCGCTACGGCCAGGTCCGCGGCATGACGGCCCGCATCAAGCTGCGCTTTCAGGTGCGACGCAGTGACGGCAGCATCCTCGTGCCCGCCAGCGACATCGCCATGGCCAACGACCTGACCTACACCGAGCAGGACGCGCTGGCCAAGCAGGACGAGTCCGAAGCCTTGCAGAAGGCCATGCAGACCGACATCGTCAACCAGGTGCTGCGCCGCCTGGCCGCGATCGAGCCGGCCCAGCTGCCCTCGCCGCCCGAGCCGATGGCCGCCCCGCCGGAGGTCGACCGCCGCGTGCCGACGCCGGTCACGCCCTCGCGCGACAGCGCCCGCTGACCGCCGCCGCCCATGCAACTGCGCCACGACCAGCTCGCCGCCCACCTGCAGAAGTGCGGCGGCACGCTCAAGCCGGTCTACACCCTCCATGGTGACGAGGCCCTGCTGGTGCAGGAGGCGGGCGACGCCATCCGCGCTGCCGCGCGCGCCGCAGGCCACACCGAGCGCCAGGTGCACACGGTCAGCGGTGCACACTTCGACTGGTCCAGCCTGCTGGGCGCGGCCAGCGAGATGTCGCTCTTCGGCGACCGCCAGTTCATCGACATCCGCATCCCCTCCGGCAAGCCGGGCAAGGACGGCTCGCAAGCGCTGCAGCAGTACTGCGACACGGCCGCCGGCAACGACGCCGTCGTCACCCTGATCACGCTGCCGCGGCTCGACAAGACCCAGATGAGCAGCGCCTGGTTCACGGCGCTCGACGGCATCGGCGTGACCCTGCGCTGCGACCCGATCGAACGCAGCCAGCTGCCGGTGTGGATCGCCCAGCGCCTGGCCGCCCAGGGCCAGCAGGTGGAAGCCGGCGAGGCGGGCCAGCGCACGCTCGCCTTCTTTGCCGACCGGGTGGAAGGCAACCTGCTGGCCGCCCATCAGGAAATCGTCAAGCTGGGCCTGCTGCATCCGCCCGGTACGCTGACCATCGAGCAGATCGAGGAGGCCGTGGTCGACGTCGCGCGCTTCAACGTCTTCAAGCTCAGCGAAGCCGTGTTGTCGGGGCAGCTGCACCGCACGCTGCGCATGATCGACGGCCTGCAGGCCGAGGGCGAGGCGCCGGTGCTGGTGCACTGGGCGCTGGCCGACGACATCCTCGGGCTGTACCGCGCCCGCCAGGCGCTCGACGGTGGCAAGCCGCTGCCCATGGTGTTGCGCGAGCAGCGTGTGTGGGGCCCGCGCGAGCGCCTGTTCGAGCGCATCCTGCCGAAGGCCCGTCTGGGCACGCTGGCCCGCCTCGTGGCCAACGCCAGCATCGTCGACGGCATCGTCAAGGGCCTGCGGCACCCGCAATGGCCGGAAGACCCGTGGGACGCCCTGCGCCGGCTGGCGCAGCAACTGAGCCGCACCGTGGCGCCACCGGCCCGCGTCTGACGGCAGGCGGCCCCCTCAAGCTCGGGGGGCTCGCCAAGGAAAGCCCTGAGGGGCTGGCCAGCCTGCGCTGGCTACAGTGGATCGCACGGCATTCAACGCGCCGCCGCACCGGGGCTCGCCCCCGCTTTGCCCACGATCCGAGACGTACCGCCGTGAGCCACGCCGACGACTTCCAGGCCCTCAACCGCTCCGAGCACCTCTACTGGGCGTGCGAGGGCTATCTGGGCTCCATCCACCAACCGTATGTGCTGCGCTTCAACGGCCCGCTGGATCCGGCGCGGGTGCGCCAGGCGCTGCGCGAACTGACCAGCGCCTGCCCGCGCCTGCGTGGCGTCATGGAGCCCACCGCGTTCAGCCACGCGCTGCGCATCCTGCCCGACGACGCCCACATCGACGCGTTGCTCGACGACGCCTTCCAGGTGCAGCACGACGTGGATGGCACCTCGCGCACGGCGCTGCAGGCCTGGCACACGCGCCTGCTCAACGACCCGATGCCAATGGAGCGCGGCCTGCCCTGGCGCGCCCGCCTGCTGCCCCACCCCACCCAGCCCGTGCTGGCCTTCTCGGCCCACCACATCATTGGCGACGGCCGCTCGATGGTGCAGTTCGTGGGCGCGCTGGTGGCCCGGCTCAATGGCCACCCGATCCCGCCCATGCCGCTGCAGAGCGAGTCGATGGCGCCCGCCGTGCGCCCGAAAGCCTGGTGGCAGTGGCCCGCCAGCATTGGCCGCTTCGTGCGCCAGACCCGCGCCGACGCCCGCGAGGCGGCCGGCACCCGGGTGCTCGGCCTGGCCCGGCGCGCCTCGCCGCGTTTCACCACGTGCACCGTCCACCACCATGAGCTGGCCGCCCCGGCCGAGGCCATCAAGGCGCTCGCCAAGGCCCATGGCACCACCGTCAACACGCTGCTGCTGGGTCTGGTCGCCCAGGTCTTCCTGCGGCAGGCACCGGACGACCCGGCCGCACGCGCGGCGATCCGGCTGTCCGTCGACCTGCGTCGCCATTTCCCGGCTGGCCAGGCGCCGGAGATCGGCAACCACGTGCACTCCTTCGTGGTGCGGGGCCGGCGCCAGGATGACCTGCCTGCCCAGATGGCCTCGCTCGATGGCCAGGTGCGCGACCAGCTCGCCCGGTACGAACGGCGCGACTACGCGCTGCCCTTGACGGTGT
This is a stretch of genomic DNA from Aquabacterium olei. It encodes these proteins:
- the holA gene encoding DNA polymerase III subunit delta, which gives rise to MQLRHDQLAAHLQKCGGTLKPVYTLHGDEALLVQEAGDAIRAAARAAGHTERQVHTVSGAHFDWSSLLGAASEMSLFGDRQFIDIRIPSGKPGKDGSQALQQYCDTAAGNDAVVTLITLPRLDKTQMSSAWFTALDGIGVTLRCDPIERSQLPVWIAQRLAAQGQQVEAGEAGQRTLAFFADRVEGNLLAAHQEIVKLGLLHPPGTLTIEQIEEAVVDVARFNVFKLSEAVLSGQLHRTLRMIDGLQAEGEAPVLVHWALADDILGLYRARQALDGGKPLPMVLREQRVWGPRERLFERILPKARLGTLARLVANASIVDGIVKGLRHPQWPEDPWDALRRLAQQLSRTVAPPARV
- the leuS gene encoding leucine--tRNA ligase, whose amino-acid sequence is MSAHNETQTYDPRAVEARAQQHWADADAYRVTEDTSKKAFYACSMLPYPSGKLHMGHVRNYTINDMLTRYLRMNGHNVLMPMGWDAFGLPAENAALKNKVPPAAWTYDNIAYMKKQMKAMGLAIDWSREIATCQPEYYKWNQWLFIKMLEAGICERRTQTVNWDPVDQTVLANEQVIDGKGWRSGAPVEKREIPGYYLNITKYADELLSAVANPEDKNYLAGWPERVRLMQENWIGKSEGVRFAFAHDIKDASGALINNGQLWVFTTRADTIMGVTFCAVAAEHPLALHAAATKPEVQAFIDECKTGGTTEAELATQEKKGVPTGLFVTHPITGQQVEVWVGNYVLMSYGDGAVMGVPAHDERDFAFAKKYGIAIQQVIAVEGETFSTEAWQEWYGDKLKGVCVNSGELDGLGHKDAVNKVAEILIAKGVGEKKTTWRLRDWGISRQRYWGTPIPIIHCADCGPVPVPEQDLPVRLPEDVVPDGSGNPLKSRPDFLNVGCPKCGKPAQRETDTMDTFVDSSWYFLRYTCADNQGAMVDARTDYWMADGGMDQYIGGIEHAILHLLYARFWTKVMRDLGLIKVDEPFKKLLTQGMVLNHIYSRRTAKGGKEYFWPHDVEHVMDDAGKVVGARLINAVDSADGQLPVGTAIDYEGVGTMSKSKNNGIDPQELIEKYGADTARLYTMFTAPPELTLEWNDAAVEGSYRFLRRVWNFGVKLRNLDFASTLPVAAGAGKLADVAFGKDAKALRLEIHTVLKQVDYDYQRMQYNTVVSGAMKMLNALEGFKGGDTPDGQIALIEGFGILVRVLYPATPHLAHALWSELGYAEQLGDLLDTPWPQVDASALVQDEIELMLQVNGKLRGSIKVSPQADKAAIEAAALASEDFAKFAEGKPAKKVIVVPGRLVNVVI
- the gstA gene encoding glutathione transferase GstA; protein product: MKLYFSPGVCSLSPHIVLEESGLPFETEQVDLRKKTTASGADYSEINPKGYVPALVLDNGVLLTEGPAIVQYLADQVPDKQLAPANGTLARYQLQSWLTFIGTEVHKSFTPFFKPDSTPEMKDAARANLERRLGYINTELAGREYLLPEGYSVADIYLFVVLGWARLIKLDLTPWPQLQAFQARVGARPAVQRALKAEGLA
- the lptE gene encoding LPS assembly lipoprotein LptE gives rise to the protein MAAHPTSVSRRTWLARWMSLGLGGVALAGCGFRMRGQYGMAFQTIQLTGFARTSPLATELARALENTGVRVVGSTLEAAQAASSASVPVGHIVFEALGDTRDMVVSSTTRYGQVRGMTARIKLRFQVRRSDGSILVPASDIAMANDLTYTEQDALAKQDESEALQKAMQTDIVNQVLRRLAAIEPAQLPSPPEPMAAPPEVDRRVPTPVTPSRDSAR
- a CDS encoding condensation domain-containing protein, whose product is MSHADDFQALNRSEHLYWACEGYLGSIHQPYVLRFNGPLDPARVRQALRELTSACPRLRGVMEPTAFSHALRILPDDAHIDALLDDAFQVQHDVDGTSRTALQAWHTRLLNDPMPMERGLPWRARLLPHPTQPVLAFSAHHIIGDGRSMVQFVGALVARLNGHPIPPMPLQSESMAPAVRPKAWWQWPASIGRFVRQTRADAREAAGTRVLGLARRASPRFTTCTVHHHELAAPAEAIKALAKAHGTTVNTLLLGLVAQVFLRQAPDDPAARAAIRLSVDLRRHFPAGQAPEIGNHVHSFVVRGRRQDDLPAQMASLDGQVRDQLARYERRDYALPLTVYEWLPLMGRRLYSRLIVQAKRRQRFAPVSCHLTNLGSAEFINPKDATLRVTEFWPATVSTAVLIGTLSLQGRQLLTVIHQNDEVDAADVRDFLARLDAELLHTLQTRAAA